A genomic window from Osmia bicornis bicornis chromosome 4, iOsmBic2.1, whole genome shotgun sequence includes:
- the LOC114877236 gene encoding uncharacterized protein LOC114877236 isoform X5 translates to MSKCCSCIGGYTTDTYQPLSSHISRGSVKLPKDSWDAFRSPRNQQRKLSVRYDVVRSVGSASDPSTPHRHLAGSLRGSVNYSHNHRHNHLHRHDPPLPPAYCTPPPPSSSSYPTVQRGCALHSRLDQPVTSSTSGMDSKKVVQAAPLPVPVQVRSKNDGSGVAASVSGVRRRSGSQGLRSPAAKRPLSAPVALQGWLHKQGSEGLMLWKKRWFVLSEYCLFYYKGPEEEKLLGSILLPSYKVTVCKPEDKVNRKFAFKAEHANMRTYHFAADSFESMNQWVNALTLATLLQDPNPGLGEAAVVIEIAGQQDGERSARPSVSSISSILNHSADDSDSGFHGFQSRDDPSHASNNNSSPNSVNTASFPNLSGSNSNSTTNNNNNNNTNNNVALVNSNNNVNEVQPMVNGWIQQQTPYIQASTSQQQQQYGQLMPSPQQLQQAILHQHISHQNSQSVHQVHQHKHVVQQQQQQQQQSQSHLASNVQTVQPMPRKFGQPIYANAPPKPRRLTDGSTEYSTPSPDPDYRKSPVSPDVTVTSKSPMSDYDRNSMIYGTRMSQPSQQSLRTDKSGLNYGYTGQVQTERRTPDTYGRSAAKPRSNHRGNGDYEEVYGAPQLYQRPAGPVGYTKGASPAPIPIPLYAQQHQQYQQQIHSPVAASNVPIMRQPRGQPPPRPHSADFLEYEANRKPQQQLPPQCEESLNQQRRPQRPKSSLDIVTPSDAANDGYFYSEERYAAQMRQSAVYLHQTPQHHQQQRNQSLSRATMPSKATGIRDGRSEDGRIATLPEASCTGLRRGQREHVHQQHVMPHQSLQRHTEMNSNEAKMRRSLREKSYEPSSREMLSHVEDGTVPRRIPRDYESSMGWGRSTTSHTSQGAHVGQPCHAAHGAARRWNDQQQFCRSASARLPRTRHPAALDPDDDDYGERSSEQDSRDGERKIQQREESMKRLLEWKQRMLQSPLTRKPSGSANRGRMQNELSSYYKQQALLELAAHEASVAESRHSRRREDGHRPHARSKSTDGRRTVANVSRYNSYSSDDEELGDVRRKRTRRPSHAGRSPRQLGDNRSSGIPVQDSVPGSGRQNPNVLRGSNDHRTSPIASVLPNLGGIPPDAGYEEVSFPPPQRTDRSPSYFPSEAHRSVGRRDHQELDASYEEEKFKKKPSGILKTSTTYGVEQSNKSPNSSSSSGYPAESWSAQKTVQWTTKKERDDWDSNIDESKVIKEFSYQYIKPKEEVESGEDERSPGKPEAMNLVQCRIRSFESNIDNSSPVKEVLAMQEPLKVSPLQATEAHVSKLDCSKKSSSIIRNFALGEAESQDSKYRNVKEGHAKQASTDSNKSVKDLLADFERKSQQVQRQEYGRRQEVKHRGVFSDSEALLYDTGSDLDQREKNDETGNERDCKTDQVVPEPINDYKPYADATKKKGDASFRRKKRSPSKESMTDEIPNEDLDTVSNPSCNRLSVTESLLTHGDHFSGESGTTSPTVKQEDINPEEHYLPMSPRKAILDPNCDDRPNPNMMESLFATLEHEESSYVEMAQNGMTHSLLAPTEENRKHDSGDYSTLDTPHYEFVCVSDSKMEPVYMEVSQLSEKEEKDGGKLPKKRSHDDSNHSRTDLPDILTTLKSDSSDADDESSKDLDSIDAPRHPRFSLSDTFRPASYYLGASRTMIAELHDSSDSELVSPPPIPTTPPPLDDLDSLDMQESLEIKKVSPQVAVMKDNSSNRDSPKSWNKPMGQVESHRPPSRFSDATISSTFRDSRISLESASGSDSVELRTPEEEARHRQLKTRPVSEVCEVLDSLDELESLGSRFDGASIDLDQYLEELQARDAFNVDLYAKDLSYNSIYGFNENMLVVDKLQKTTCHDLSGQVNLGFDNLEQSMRYGNGNKMGSASSLPSMRVSDVVPPSHQHSQSFTGDAHYENITSFSPLRGSPAIRSDNEQTRDVGHRLQRGSQNNLLTASHSRDSSYSIASGAASISTSMACQRPASAQSSMHSPTGSISLGNHHGNNLPTSVLRNTSPYSDQRFQNHSRSASQDSARYSMISNHRSSSSQDSSHYPTSTPTVKTNHPSQSYLPSETRAQSEQSGAPYYYSDLQASANAVDSESSKPHIPRLPQLNNQRDDASALNKKNDIGRIVNPISRQMPRQIQVDDIDEARRIAAELRKTTCQLLGDNKVDLVDKKNFYEADTLRRVKSTDLLPDISSAEISPRNLYPHGLRDKSSSQASNRETFELTHGTQTSHRRSRSLEGLLDDVGLQNLVEQRNRSNRVATVQPTQVDEMPQSMGTGNVSGSNSNFSAEDPWEQDSLWRESLRRVSLRNARSLDNLDSPPRPSMSTSDTKSRNKVTRGATYVNDSVILRRENCMEEQQSERPRVKRRPNKDEERLLDDLTYESLSMDRIHAGGYVWDAENEAYRKATDDDRNHFLEEGNLPPVRSISESQVSASTSAAFELDREKLRQWDLLSSACLLQEQQRGSMADSGRGLPIVERPGDIPLPRLSIPTTPTIVPAVNDPDVGLKVLDNGLENVSTATTTTTITTSTTNGAQQLKESNEACCNRAAAASGSGSVIGRDPLPPRAVSTSQLAQRTQTQPPTTVSTLPLSRNNASHRQPLPLQQSTPQSVRQSDIDAMSNSQLLRAASNGDIGTNSVMINSSEGKDQRLTSPGGHSNQRLISPAGALRVVSLNDHRVSSPSDSDIRIHSPIERNMISPIGREVDRGGGTAARQNQRAWECNELLHKRSNVTGCKLAQPGTHGLVRVSAGELLGRTHEELVLLLIQLRRQNATIYKAMETCHMEIEAQARLAELDTPRRLENLQKLEELKKHLMDLEKQYEKGKPLVNLVDNMVKLGSLYNRNTANGTNSVSGSRHDLAHDNSRDHRLEFNQKVQEQRLLAEERRDWDRLSPDHGQLQAKVQQLYKLDRLLQEESGTLHSLQQDKEILEKALGGLRHKLQGSRSNLAEAERYRKQQLLLERELSRVRVLLAHNSKKLEETVAENARLEQDLVVLRQKLQASRRYAGNMTRDTSATTGPLEVELRRVQQLVGDLQRQRKELSVQVRQLTEKSHSLVQQIRPQPPSAPQVHQPKKRTQNSWLETDLDSGITLDHGLDSPSSPALSSSPRGKQNGGSYLHFSSSTQIKDSSPTNRQQNHQTFPQSPQNHISSLSPQLREQIQQHQLKQQLLKDQMQGKGNLMQANVAPLYVNTESRMHENNKHEENLTNGTVIPPPEYIPPPPPPPLNEETLLNDNYRQNEDNKFAGLIHNREKQEIKTVRIVKRESERRQRDRGDRTGNIGIPLTNGLQAPGGAKRLCDDDLGGSQKFEKAQLGKVVEESPMIHAQSTVQLTDLDDVQFQRSMSLPRGFGGQRQQQPEIHQVPVVPPPRSDSMHALRSMLARRNKVRGMGRARDDLDMERALRPRINAPDVVRSTLSHKELKYNESTIDQLLGTPNKIVIPERYIPEQTPELTAEEQQHRLKKAEAIRKMLSETTVTAPEGNDDNINIEKSDNLKRKVVEEKRQRDHILQLNQILAKQVMEKSKMVAVKALATLPLNTESSLDDEDLSPVTPLPLYQQRENYYS, encoded by the exons GTCCGGAAGAGGAGAAATTGTTGGGCTCGATATTGTTACCATCGTACAAGGTCACCGTTTGCAAGCCCGAGGATaaagttaatagaaaattcgCATTCAAAGCGGAACACGCGAATATGAGGACGTACCATTTTGCAGCGGACAGTTTCGAGAGCATGAATCAATGGGTGAACGCGTTAACTCTGGCGACACTTCTTCAGGATCCGAACCC CGGACTCGGCGAGGCAGCGGTGGTGATCGAAATAGCAGGTCAGCAAGATGGCGAACGAAGCGCAAGACCGAGCGTCTCCTCGATATCCTCGATCCTGAATCACAGCGCCGACGACAGTGATTCTGGTTTCCATGGTTTTCAATCTCGGGACGATCCCAGCCACGCGTCCAACAATAATTCAAGCCCGAACAGCGTGAACACTGCCTCATTTCCCAATCTCAGtggcagcaacagcaacagcaccaccaataacaacaataacaataatacCAACAATAATGTTGCGCTGGTGAACTCTAACAACAACGTGAACGAAGTTCAACCAATGGTGAACGGTTGGATCCAACAACAGACTCCGTACATTCAAGCCAGTACGTctcagcagcaacagcagtaCGGTCAATTGATGCCGTCTCCTCAACAACTGCAACAGGCGATTCTTCATCAGCACATATCCCATCAGAACAGCCAATCGGTTCATCAAGTTCACCAACACAAACACGTAGttcaacaacaacaacaacaacaacaacagagCCAGTCTCACTTGGCCAGCAACGTTCAAACTGTCCAACCGATGCCCAGGAAGTTCGGTCAACCGATCTACGCGAACGCGCCTCCGAAACCCCGAAGACTGACCGACGGTTCGACCGAGTATTCGACGCCATCCCCGGACCCGGACTACAGGAAGTCGCCAGTGTCGCCGGACGTAACGGTGACCAGCAAAAGTCCAATGTCTGACTACGATAGGAACAGCATGATCTACGGAACCAGGATGAGTCAGCCGTCCCAGCAGAGTCTGAGAACGGACAAGTCGGGCTTGAATTATGGCTACACCGGCCAGGTGCAGACTGAGAGGCGCACACCGGACACGTACGGACGTAGCGCGGCGAAACCGAGGTCGAATCACAGAGGGAACGGCGACTACGAGGAAGTTTATGGCGCGCCTCAACTCTACCAGAGGCCGGCTGGTCCTGTTGGTTACACGAAAGGAGCTTCACCGGCTCCTATACCGATTCCGCTTTACGCTCAGCAACATCAACAGTATCAGCAGCAAATTCATTCTCCCGTCGCCGCTTCTAACG TGCCAATAATGAGACAACCGAGAGGCCAACCACCGCCACGGCCGCACAGCGCTGACTTTTTAGAGTACGAGGCGAACAGGAAGCCGCAACAACAGCTACCGCCGCAATGCGAAGAATCGTTGAATCAACAGAGGCGTCCGCAGAGGCCTAAATCGAGTTTAGACATAGTCACTCCGTCGGACGCTGCTAACGATGGATATTTCTATTCCGAGGAGAG ATACGCGGCACAGATGCGCCAGTCGGCGGTTTACCTCCATCAGACACCGCAGCATCATCAGCAACAAAGGAACCAATCACTTTCCCGCGCGACAATGCCGTCGAAAGCAACGGGAATTCGCGATGGTAGAAGCGAGGATGGTAGAATAGCTACGTTACCGGAAGCTTCCTGCACGGGGCTGAGGCGAGGGCAACGCGAACACGTTCATCAGCAGCACGTGATGCCGCATCAGTCGCTGCAGAGGCATACCGA AATGAACAGCAACGAAGCGAAGATGAGGAGGTCGTTGCGGGAGAAGAGCTACGAGCCAAGCAGTCGAGAAATGCTGAGTCACGTGGAGGATGGAACGGTGCCTCGACGAATTCCACGGGATTACGAGTCGTCGATGGGGTGGGGTAGATCGACGACGAGTCACACGAGTCAGGGGGCTCACGTGGGCCAACCGTGTCACGCCGCTCACGGTGCTGCCAGACGATGGAACGATCAGCAACAGTTCTGCAGGTCGGCGTCCGCGCGGCTTCCGAGGACGCGACATCCGGCAGCCTTGGACCCGGACGACGACGACTACGGCGAACGATCTTCCGAGCAGGACTCGCGGGATGGTGAACGAAAGATCCAACAG CGAGAAGAGTCGATGAAGCGGTTGCTGGAATGGAAGCAGCGGATGCTGCAATCGCCCCTAACCCGGAAGCCATCCGGTTCTGCAAACAGAGGCAGGATGCAGAACGAGCTGTCGAGCTATTACAAGCAGCAAGCGTTACTGGAACTGGCTGCCCACGAGGCATCGGTTGCCGAGAGCCGTCATTCCCGAAGAAGAGAGGACGGGCATCGTCCGCACGCTCGAAGCAAAAGCACCGACGGACGTCGAACTGTCGCGAATGTTTCTCGGTACAACAGCTACTCCAGCGACGACGAAG AGCTGGGAGATGTCCGGAGGAAGCGAACGCGCAGACCCTCGCATGCAGGAAGGAGCCCCCGGCAGCTCGGAGACAATCGTTCGTCGGGGATCCCGGTTCAGGACTCGGTTCCTGGGAGCGGCCGTCAGAATCCGAACGTCCTGAGGGGCTCGAACGATCATCGAACGAGTCCGATCGCTTCGGTGCTGCCCAATTTGGGCGGTATACCACCCGACGCCGGCTACGAGGAGGTCAGCTTTCCACCCCCTCAGAGAACCGATCGTTCGCCGTCTTATTTTCCTTCGGAAGCGCACAGATCGGTCGGCAGACGCGATCATCAAGAACTGGACGCTTCGTACGAGGAGGAGAAATTCAAGAAGAAGCCTTCTGGAATTCTAAAGACATCTACCACTTATGGCGTCGAGCAATCGAACAAGAGTCCAAACTCGTCCTCGTCGTCTGGTTACCCGGCCGAGTCTTGGTCCGCTCAGAAAACCGTTCAATGGACCACGAAGAAGGAGCGAGACGATTGGGATTCCAACATCGACGAGAGCAAGGTTATCAAGGAGTTCTCTTATCAGTACATTAAACCGAAGGAGGAAGTTGAATCAGGAGAGGACGAGAGATCGCCGGGTAAACCGGAAGCAATGAACTTGGTGCAATGTAGAATCAGGTCGTTCGAGTCGAACATAGACAATTCTAGCCCGGTCAAAGAAGTTCTCGCGATGCAGGAACCTTTGAAAGTTTCTCCGCTTCAAGCTACCGAAGCTCATGTCTCGAAGTTGGATTGTTCGAAGAAGAGTTCCTCGATCATCCGCAACTTCGCGCTAGGCGAGGCTGAGTCTCAAGATTCCAAGTACAGGAACGTAAAAGAGGGCCACGCCAAACAGGCGTCGACGGATAGTAACAAGTCGGTGAAGGACTTGCTGGCGGATTTCGAAAGGAAGTCGCAGCAAGTTCAGAGGCAGGAATACGGAAGACGACAAGAGGTGAAACACCGCGGAGTGTTCAGCGACTCGGAAGCCCTGTTGTATGATACGGGAAGCGATCTGGATCAGCGGGAGAAGAACGATGAAACGGGAAACGAGAGAGACTGCAAAACGGATCAAGTTGTACCTGAGCCTATTAACGATTACAAACCTTACGCTGACGcgacgaagaagaaaggagACGCGTCCTTTCGTCGAAAGAAAAGATCACCCTCCAAAGAGAGCATGACTGATGAAATTCCCAACGAGGATCTGGACACTGTATCAAATCCCAGTTGCAACAGACTGAGCGTCACAGAATCCTTGTTAACTCATGGCGATCATTTCTCTGGCGAGAGTGGAACCACCAGTCCCACGGTGAAACAGGAAGACATCAACCCCGAAGAACACTACCTCCCCATGTCGCCTAGGAAAGCTATACTGGACCCTAACTGCGACGACAGACCGAATCCAAACATGATGGAAAGTCTGTTCGCCACTTTGGAACACGAAGAAAGTTCGTACGTGGAAATGGCTCAGAACGGGATGACGCATTCCCTTCTGGCGCCTACCGAAGAGAATAGGAAACACGATTCTGGCGATTATTCCACTTTGGACACTCCTCACTACGAGTTCGTCTGCGTTTCCGATAGTAAGATGGAGCCTGTTTACATGGAAGTGAGTCAATTGTcggaaaaggaagagaaagatgGCGGTAAGTTGCCGAAGAAGAGGAGTCACGATGATTCCAACCATTCGAGAACAGATCTCCCTGATATTTTAACGACCCTCAAGTCCGACAGCTCGGACGCCGACGACGAGTCTTCGAAAGATCTCGACTCGATCGATGCTCCAAGACATCCTCGATTCAGTTTGTCAGACACCTTCAGACCCGCTTCTTATTATTTGGGCGCCAGTCGGACGATGATCGCAGAGTTGCATGATTCGTCCGACAGCGAACTAGTGTCTCCTCCTCCTATTCCAACTACACCTCCCCCGTTGGACGACTTGGACTCGTTGGATATGCAAGAGTCCTTGGAGATCAAGAAGGTGTCTCCTCAGGTAGCGGTGATGAAGGACAATAGCTCGAACAGAGACTCCCCGAAGTCGTGGAACAAACCGATGGGTCAAGTTGAAAGCCATAGACCACCGTCTAGATTTTCAGACGCCACGATCAGTTCTACTTTTCGAGACAGTCGAATATCCTTGGAGAGCGCGTCTGGAAGCGATTCCGTCGAGCTAAGAACGCCGGAGGAGGAAGCTAGGCATAGACAACTGAAAACCAGGCCAGTTAGCGAAGTTTGCGAAGTTTTAGACAGTTTAGACGAATTAGAGTCTCTTGGGAGTCGCTTCGACGGAGCCAGCATCGACTTGGATCAGTATCTTGAAGAGCTCCAGGCACGCGACGCGTTCAACGTTGACTTGTACGCGAAAGATCTCAGCTACAACAGCATCTACGGCTTCAACGAGAACATGCTGGTGGTGGATAAACTTCAGAAGACCACCTGTCACGACCTCTCGGGCCAGGTGAATCTGGGCTTCGATAATCTTGAACAATCCATGAGATACGGTAATGGAAACAAGATGGGATCTGCCAGCAGTCTGCCTTCGATGAGAGTCTCCGACGTTGTTCCACCTTCTCATCAACATTCGCAGTCTTTCACCGGCGATGCTCATTACGAGAATATCACGAGTTTTTCGCCTCTCAGAGGCTCGCCGGCAATCCGATCGGACAACGAACAGACGCGAGACGTTGGTCACAGGCTTCAGAGAGGGTCTCAGAATAATTTGCTGACCGCTTCTCACAGCAGAGACTCCAGCTATTCGATCGCGTCCGGTGCTGCTTCGATTTCAACTTCCATGGCTTGTCAGAGACCCGCCAGTGCCCAGTCTTCGATGCACTCCCCAACGGGATCCATCTCCTTAGGAAATCATCACGGCAACAATCTGCCAACCAGCGTACTACGAAACACCAGTCCCTATTCCGATCAACGTTTCCAGAATCACTCCAGATCCGCCAGTCAAGACTCTGCACGATACTCGATGATATCTAACCACAGATCTTCCTCGAGCCAGGACTCGAGTCATTATCCCACCTCGACTCCCACCGTCAAAACAAATCACCCTTCGCAATCCTATTTACCGAGCGAGACGCGTGCTCAGAGCGAACAGTCTGGCGCGCCCTATTACTATTCCGACCTACAAGCTAGCGCGAACGCGGTCGATAGCGAATCGAGCAAACCGCACATCCCCAGGCTGCCCCAGTTGAACAATCAAAGGGACGACGCGTCGGCGTTGAACAAAAAGAACGACATAGGTCGCATCGTCAATCCCATATCGAGGCAGATGCCCAGACAGATCCAGGTCGACGACATCGACGAGGCTAGACGCATAGCCGCCGAACTGAGAAAGACCACGTGTCAATTGTTGGGCGACAATAAAGTTGACCTGGTGGACAAGAAGAATTTCTACGAAGCGGATACCCTTAGGAGGGTGAAGTCCACGGATCTTCTACCGGACATTTCATCGGCAGAGATCAGCCCCAGGAATCTATACCCTCATGGTCTTCGAGACAAGTCGAGCAGTCAGGCGAGTAATCGAGAGACTTTCGAACTGACGCATGGAACGCAGACGTCGCATCGTAGATCGAGGTCTTTGGAGGGTCTCCTGGACGACGTGGGTCTTCAGAATCTGGTGGAGCAAAGGAACCGAAGCAATCGCGTGGCAACTGTCCAACCGACTCAAGTGGACGAGATGCCGCAGAGTATGGGCACCGGTAACGTTTCCGGTTCGAATAGTAACTTCAGCGCCGAAGACCCCTGGGAACAGGACTCTCTTTGGAGAGAGAGCCTTCGAAGAGTGAGCCTGAGGAACGCCAGATCCCTGGACAACCTGGACAGCCCGCCAAGACCGTCGATGTCCACCTCGGACACGAAGAGTCGGAACAAAGTAACCCGCGGTGCCACTTACGTGAACGATAGCGTGATTTTGAGAAGGGAGAATTGCATGGAAGAACAACAGTCGGAGAGACCTCGCGTGAAACGCAGACCGAACAAGGATGAGGAGAGGCTTCTGGACGATCTGACTTACGAGAGCCTGTCGATGGACCGAATTCACGCCGGTGGCTACGTCTGGGACGCCGAGAACGAGGCTTACAGGAAGGCGACTGACGATGACAGGAATCATTTTTTAGAGGAAGGCAACCTTCCCCCGGTTCGCTCGATCTCGGAGAGCCAGGTGTCAGCCAGCACGTCCGCGGCGTTCGAGCTGGACCGAGAGAAACTGCGGCAATGGGACCTGTTGTCGAGCGCCTGCTTGCTCCAGGAACAGCAGCGCGGCTCGATGGCGGACTCGGGGCGAGGGTTGCCAATTGTAGAACGACCTGGAGACATTCCCCTACCGCGTCTCAGCATCCCTACTACACCGACAATTGTGCCTGCGGTCAACGATCCAGATGTCGGTTTAAAGGTGTTGGACAACGGACTGGAGAACGTATCGACagcgaccacgaccacgaccatcACCACGAGCACGACGAACGGGGCTCAGCAGCTGAAGGAGAGCAACGAGGCTTGTTGTAACAGGGCTGCTGCAG CGTCCGGATCTGGATCGGTGATAGGCAGAGATCCGCTTCCACCAAGGGCTGTCAGCACGTCGCAGTTGGCTCAGAGAACGCAAACGCAGCCCCCAACCACCGTGTCCACCCTTCCATTATCAAGAAATAACGCATCGCACAGGCAACCGTTACCCCTTCAACAATCCACCCCTCAATCGGTCAGGCAATCGGACATCGACGCGATGTCAAACTCGCAGCTTTTGCGAGCAGCCAGCAACGGTGATATTGGAACAAATTCTGTGAT GATAAACAGCAGCGAAGGAAAGGACCAGAGGTTAACATCCCCTGGGGGTCACTCCAATCAGCGACTAATTAGTCCGGCAGGAGCATTAAGGGTTGTTTCTTTGAACGACCATCGAGTTTCCAGCCCTAGCGACAGCGATATACGAATTCATAGTCCAA TCGAAAGGAACATGATCAGCCCGATCGGTAGGGAAGTGGATCGTGGCGGGGGTACGGCTGCAAGGCAGAATCAACGTGCATGGGAGTGCAACGAGTTGCTGCATAAAAGG AGCAACGTGACCGGGTGCAAGCTGGCGCAACCGGGAACCCACGGACTGGTTCGCGTATCCGCTGGCGAACTACTCGGCAGGACCCACGAGGAGCTGGTGCTCCTGCTGATCCAGCTGAGACGGCAAAACGCCACCATCTACAAAGCGATGGAGACCTGCCACATGGAGATCGAGGCACAG GCTAGATTGGCAGAGCTCGATACGCCGCGACGATTGGAGAATCTTCAGAAACTCGAGGAGCTGAAGAAACACCTGATGGATCTTGAAAAGCAG TACGAGAAGGGCAAGCCGCTGGTGAACCTCGTGGACAACATGGTGAAATTGGGTTCCCTCTACAATCGTAACACTGCCAATGGGACCAACAGCGTCTCGGGTTCTCGACACGACCTGGCGCACGACAATTCCAGGGATCATCGTCTGGAATTCAATCAGAAGGTCCAGGAACAGCGTCTGTTGGCCGAGGAACGAAGGGACTGGGACCGATTGAGCCCTGACCATGGACAACTTCAg GCCAAGGTGCAGCAGCTTTACAAACTGGATCGTCTGCTCCAGGAGGAATCCGGAACACTTCACAGTCTTCAGCAAGACAAG GAGATCCTGGAGAAGGCTCTGGGAGGCCTACGGCACAAACTGCAGGGCAGCAGGAGTAATCTGGCGGAAGCTGAGAGGTACAGGAAACAGCAGCTTCTATTGGAGAGGGAACTGAGCAGAGTGAGGGTGTTGCTCGCGCACAATTCCAAG AAACTGGAGGAAACGGTCGCTGAGAATGCTAGACTGGAACAGGACCTGGTGGTACTGCGACAGAAGCTGCAAGCATCGAGAAGGTATGCTGGAAATATGACCAGAGACACTTCGGCTACCACTGGTCCTCTGGAAGTGGAATTGAGAAGGGTTCAGCAGCTGGTCGGTGATCTTCAGAGGCAACGAAAAGAATTGAGCGTTCAAGTAAGACAACTGACGGAAAAATCTCACAGTTTGGTGCAACAGATTCGTCCTCAGCCTCCTTCAG CACCCCAGGTACATCAGCCCAAGAAACGAACACAGAATTCCTGGTTGGAAACCGATCTTGATTCCGGGATAACGTTAGACCACGGTTTAGATTCCCCTTCGAGTCCCGCTTTGTCTTCTTCACCCCGTGGCAAACAGAACGGTGGCTCGTACCTGCACTTCAGTTCGTCGACGCAGATCAAAGATTCTTCGCCTACGAATCGTCAACAGAACCATCAAACGTTCCCTCAATCGCCGCAGAATCATATCTCTTCGCTGTCTCCTCAATTACGGGAACAGATTCAGCAGCATCAGTTGAAGCAACAACTATTAAAGGATCAGATGCAAGGGAAGGGTAATTTGATGCAAGCGAATGTCGCGCCATTATACGTGAACACGGAGTCTAGAATGCATG AGAATAACAAGCACGAAGAAAACCTAACTAATGGCACAGTTATCCCTCCGCCAGAGTATATTCCACCACCCCCGCCGCCACCCTTGAACGAGGAGACGTTGCTAAACGACAATTACAGGCAAAACGAGGACAACAAGTTTGCAG GCTTGATTCACAACCGCGAGAAGcaagaaataaaaacagtGAGAATCGTGAAACGGGAATCGGAAAGACGACAACGGGATCGTGGAGACAGGACCGGGAACATTGGAATTCCATTAACGAACGGGCTCCAAGCGCCTGGGGGTGCGAAGAGATTGTGCGACGACGATCTGGGAGGCTCTCAAAAGTTCGAG aaggCTCAATTAGGAAAAGTTGTAGAAGAGTCACCAATGATTCACGCTCAAAGCACAGTCCAGTTGACGGACTTGGACGACGTGCAGTTCCAAAGAAGCATGTCCTTACCGAGGGGTTTCGGTGGACAGCGACAACAGCAACCGGAAATACATCAAGTACCGGTCGTACCACCTCCCAGGAGCGACAGTATGCACGCCTTGAGAAGCATGCTTGCTCGACGAAATAAAGTTAGG GGAATGGGTAGAGCAAGAGACGATTTAGATATGGAACGAGCGCTCAGGCCGAGGATTAATGCTCCTGACGTCGTGAGATCCACTTTGAGCCACAAGGAATTGAAGTACAACGAAAGTACTATCGATCAGCTGCTCGGGACTCCGAATAAAATCGTCATCCCCGAGAGATATATCCCTGAACAGACACCAGAATTGACTGCTGAAGAACAGCAACATCGGCTGAAGAAAGCGGAAGCGATCAGGAAGATGCTCTCGGAGACCACTGTCACTGCGCCAGAAGGAAATG AcgacaatattaatatagAGAAATCTGACAACTTGAAGAGAAAAGTGGTGGAAGAGAAACGACAGAGAGATCACATTCTACAGTTAAATCAAATTCTAGCAAAACAAGTTATGGAAAAGAGCAAAATGGTAGCTG TGAAAGCCTTGGCTACCCTTCCTTTGAACACCGAATCGAGCTTAGACGACGAGGATCTCTCGCCAGTGACACCATTACCGCTCTATCAgcaaagagaaaattattattcgtaa